One Cryptomeria japonica unplaced genomic scaffold, Sugi_1.0 HiC_scaffold_135, whole genome shotgun sequence genomic window carries:
- the LOC131866224 gene encoding patatin-like protein 2: MSNQELLPIDVSGDVGARILSVYGGGVRGLIPVQLLKFLEKQLQKLDGEDARLADYFNIMAGTSTGGLITTMLATPDPNDHKHNRPFSTQKIEDFYLKNASLIFPQPSKWNIFHGIFGPKYNGKHLVDILEQEKFHERRLCDTATNLVIPTFDIKTQFPTIFASHEAKVDPLKNPHLMDVCLSTTAAPTYFPSHQFTTNSSDGKTQVFNLVDGGVAANNPTLIAMNLVTRAVHQDTRIVDKKEHLDHFIVLSLGTGLEEGIEWDAKKAATWGSLKWITHDGRTPLIESIMNASSDMVNIHTALMLHHVKENYLRIQEWQLKGSEAKMDLSTDENLRNLVKKGQELLDKPVRSLNLETGRPETVKNDSTNRMALTKKLKVNHLTSDHSCSVRSAELLNSDDSPLPSWKHICVLANSFRKISEAKWREQQ; encoded by the exons ATGTCGAATCAGGAGCTTCTTCCAATCGATGTCTCGGGGGACGTGGGTGCTAGAATCCTGAGTGTCTATGGAGGAGGAGTACGGGGTCTTATTCCTGTGCAATTGCTCAAATTCTTAGAGAAGCAGTTGCAG AAATTGGATGGGGAAGATGCCAGACTAGCAGATTATTTCAATATAATGGCAGGTACCAGCACTGGAGGTCTCATCACCACAATGTTAGCCACTCCAGACCCGAATGACCACAAACACAATCGTCCTTTTAGTACCCAGAAAATTGAAGATTTCTACTTGAAGAATGCGAGTTTGATATTTCCTCAACCAAG CAAATGGAATATTTTTCACGGCATTTTTGGTCCCAAATACAATGGCAAACATCTGGTCGATATCTTAGAACAAGAGAAATTTCACGAAAGACGGCTGTGTGATACGGCTACTAACCTGGTGATACCCACCTTCGATATCAAGACGCAGTTTCCTACAATTTTCGCCAGTCATGag GCGAAAGTAGATCCGCTGAAGAATCCACATCTAATGGACGTATGCCTCTCCACAACTGCAGCTCCTACCTATTTTCCATCTCACCAGTTTACAACAAATTCCAGTGACGGAAAGACCCAAGTTTTTAACTTAGTAGATGGAGGAGTAGCGGCTAATAATCCT accttgatagcaatgaacttaGTCACTCGAGCAGTTCATCAGGATACAAGAATAGTCGACAAAAAG GAGCACCTTGACCACTTTATTGTACTTTCTCTTGGAACGGGATTAGAAGAGGGTATTGAATGGGACGCAAAAAAGGCTGCCACATGGGGAAGCTTGAAGTGGATTACTCACGATGGAAGAACGCCTCTCATAGAATCTATCATGAATGCAAGTTCAGACATGGTCAACATTCATACAGCTTTGATGCTCCATCATGTCAAAGAAAACTATCTTAGAATCCAG GAATGGCAACTAAAAGGAAGCGAAGCAAAGATGGACCTCAGTACGGACGAGAACTTGAGGAATCTTGTGAAGAAAGGCCAGGAACTATTGGATAAGCCTGTTAGAAGTTTAAATTTGGAGACTGGGCGTCCTGAGACAGTGAAGAACGACTCCACAAACAGGATGGCATTGACTAA AAAGCTTAAAGTCAATCACTTAACATCAGATCATTCATGTTCAGTCCGCAGTGCAGAGCTATTAAATAGTGATGATTCCCCTCTACCATCTTGGAAACATATTTGTGTGCTTGCAAATTCCTTTCGTAAAATCTCGGAAGCAAAGTGGCGGGAACAGCAATAA
- the LOC131866225 gene encoding patatin-like protein 2, with translation MSNQELLPIDVSGDVGARILSVDGGGVRGLIPVQLLKFLEHQLQKLDGEDARLADYFNIMAGTSTGAPTYFPSHQFTTNSSDGKTQVFNLVDGGVAANNPVMPTLIAMNLVTRAVHQDTRIVDKKEHLDHFVLLSLGTGLEEGIEWDAKKAATRGSLKWITHDGRTPLIESIMNASSDMVNIHTALMLHHVKENYLRIQEWQLKGSEAKMDLSTDENLRNLVKKGQELLDKPVRSLNLETGRPETVMNYYTNRMALTKMAERLSKEKKLRDKRSASSALSMNGHSVGINI, from the exons ATGTCGAATCAGGAGCTTCTTCCAATCGATGTCTCGGGGGACGTGGGTGCTAGAATCCTGAGTGTCGATGGAGGAGGAGTACGGGGTCTTATTCCTGTGCAATTACTCAAATTCTTAGAGCACCAGTTGCAG AAATTGGATGGGGAAGATGCCAGACTAGCAGATTATTTCAATATAATGGCAGGTACCAGCACTGGAG CTCCTACCTATTTTCCATCTCACCAGTTTACAACAAATTCCAGTGATGGAAAGACCCAAGTTTTTAACTTAGTAGATGGAGGAGTAGCGGCTAATAATCCTGTAATGCCT accttgatagcaatgaacttaGTCACTCGAGCAGTTCATCAGGATACAAGAATAGTCGACAAAAag GAGCACCTTGACCACTTTGTTTTACTTTCTCTTGGAACGGGATTAGAAGAGGGTATTGAATGGGACGCAAAAAAGGCTGCCACACGGGGAAGCTTGAAGTGGATTACTCACGATGGAAGAACGCCTCTCATAGAATCTATCATGAATGCAAGTTCAGACATGGTCAACATTCATACAGCTTTGATGCTCCATCATGTCAAAGAAAACTATCTTAGAATCCAG GAATGGCAACTAAAAGGAAGCGAAGCAAAGATGGACCTCAGTACGGATGAGAACCTGAGGAATCTTGTGAAGAAAGGCCAGGAACTATTGGATAAGCCTGTTAGAAGTTTAAATTTGGAGACTGGGCGTCCTGAGACAGTGATGAACTACTACACAAACAGGATGGCATTGACTAA AATGGCTGAACGACTCTCCAAGGAGAAGAAGTTGAGGGATAAACGGAGCGCATCTTCTGCACTTTCTATGAATGGCCATAGTGTTGGAATAAACATCTGa